In [Clostridium] cellulosi, one genomic interval encodes:
- the clpP gene encoding ATP-dependent Clp protease proteolytic subunit (High confidence in function and specificity): MSLVPMVIEQTNRGERSYDIFSRLLNDRIIMLSEEINDASASIVVAQLLFLEGQDPDKDIQLYINSPGGSITAGMAIYDTMQYIKCDVSTICVGMAASMASFLLAAGAKGKRFALPNSEIMIHQPFGGAQGQATDIKIHAEHIIRIRNKMNKMYAEFTGKPIEVIERDTERDNFLTAEEAVEYGLVDKVIYKR; this comes from the coding sequence ATGAGTCTCGTACCTATGGTTATTGAACAGACTAACAGGGGAGAGCGTTCCTACGATATATTTTCGAGGCTATTGAACGACCGTATCATTATGCTTTCGGAAGAGATTAATGATGCAAGTGCGAGCATCGTCGTAGCTCAGCTTTTATTCCTTGAAGGCCAGGATCCGGACAAAGATATTCAGCTTTATATCAATAGTCCTGGAGGTTCAATTACCGCAGGAATGGCTATCTATGATACAATGCAGTATATTAAATGTGATGTATCAACAATTTGTGTCGGTATGGCAGCGAGTATGGCCTCATTCCTCCTTGCGGCGGGTGCGAAGGGTAAACGCTTTGCACTTCCTAACAGTGAAATAATGATTCATCAACCATTCGGTGGCGCACAGGGACAGGCTACAGATATCAAGATTCATGCTGAGCATATTATTAGAATACGTAATAAGATGAATAAAATGTATGCTGAATTTACAGGTAAACCGATTGAAGTAATCGAACGTGATACTGAACGTGACAATTTCTTGACTGCGGAAGAAGCAGTAGAGTATGGACTCGTTGATAAGGTGATTTATAAGAGATGA
- the tig gene encoding Trigger factor (High confidence in function and specificity), with translation MGLNSANKIETNKYELEISVDKDKFAEAVDKAFKKNAKRINVPGFRRGKAPRSVIEKLYGEGIFYEDAVNSLYPQAYEEAVKEAGIEPVDRADIEVVDISKEKGVTFKAKVTVKPDVELGEYKGLKAVKKVYTVSDDEVNHELEHVRERNARIITVEDRAAQKGDIAVIDYEGFLDGKPFKGGKAEKQELELGSGTFIPGFEDQIIGHKIGENFEINVTFPENYHSKELAGKPAVFKIVLHELKVRELPELDDEFAKDVSEFDTLDEYKADIKKRIQEAKDKRSETEVEDALVEQIIGSMKAEIPEVMFERAIDNMVNDFNYRLQMQGMNLKTYLHYAGMEMDEFRKTFREQAERQVKMRLALEKIVANEKFEVTDEDLDAEYKKLAGQYGIDAEKIKNIINADDLKKDIAVNKAIDFVRDNAVITEEAATEETHKHDDSESKDKKDSKVTKASKDSKAKTEKKTTRKTKKDSSDKE, from the coding sequence ATGGGTTTAAATAGCGCTAATAAGATTGAGACAAACAAATACGAACTTGAGATTTCTGTAGATAAGGATAAATTTGCAGAAGCTGTAGACAAAGCATTCAAGAAAAATGCTAAACGCATAAATGTTCCTGGATTCAGAAGGGGCAAGGCACCACGCAGTGTTATTGAAAAGCTTTATGGCGAAGGCATTTTTTATGAAGATGCTGTAAATTCACTTTATCCGCAGGCTTATGAAGAAGCAGTTAAGGAAGCAGGAATCGAACCTGTCGATCGTGCTGATATAGAAGTTGTCGATATTAGTAAAGAAAAAGGCGTAACATTCAAAGCGAAAGTAACAGTAAAACCGGATGTTGAGCTTGGCGAGTACAAAGGCCTTAAAGCGGTCAAAAAGGTTTATACTGTAAGTGACGATGAAGTTAACCACGAGCTTGAACACGTCCGTGAAAGAAATGCTCGTATTATTACTGTTGAAGACAGGGCTGCACAGAAGGGCGATATCGCGGTAATTGATTATGAAGGTTTCCTCGACGGTAAACCCTTCAAAGGCGGAAAAGCTGAAAAGCAAGAGCTTGAGCTTGGTTCAGGTACATTTATTCCTGGTTTCGAAGACCAGATTATCGGCCATAAAATCGGTGAGAATTTTGAAATCAATGTAACATTCCCGGAAAATTACCATTCAAAAGAACTTGCCGGCAAACCTGCTGTTTTCAAAATTGTGCTTCATGAACTCAAAGTCCGCGAACTTCCGGAGCTTGATGATGAATTTGCAAAAGATGTAAGCGAATTTGATACACTTGATGAATATAAGGCTGATATTAAAAAGCGCATTCAGGAAGCAAAAGATAAAAGGTCTGAAACTGAAGTTGAGGATGCTTTGGTTGAACAGATTATTGGAAGCATGAAGGCAGAAATTCCGGAAGTCATGTTCGAACGCGCAATCGACAATATGGTAAATGATTTTAACTATCGTCTGCAGATGCAAGGCATGAACCTCAAGACATATTTGCATTATGCCGGCATGGAAATGGATGAGTTCAGAAAGACATTCCGTGAGCAGGCTGAGCGCCAGGTTAAGATGCGTCTTGCACTTGAAAAAATTGTTGCTAATGAGAAATTTGAAGTAACCGACGAAGATCTTGACGCAGAATATAAGAAGCTTGCAGGACAGTATGGCATTGATGCTGAGAAAATCAAGAATATCATTAATGCCGATGACCTTAAGAAGGACATTGCTGTCAACAAGGCAATTGACTTTGTCCGCGACAATGCTGTCATAACTGAGGAAGCGGCTACAGAAGAGACGCACAAACATGACGACAGCGAAAGCAAGGACAAAAAAGACAGCAAAGTTACTAAGGCCAGCAAAGATAGCAAGGCTAAAACAGAGAAGAAGACCACCAGAAAAACTAAAAAGGATAGCAGTGATAAAGAATAA
- a CDS encoding metallophosphoesterase (High confidence in function and specificity), producing the protein MSLFAISDLHLSFGTDKPMDIFKGWENYIDKIKTNWRKVVSDNDTVVIAGDVSWAMSLETLLPDFEFINNLPGRKLIIKGNHDFWWNTMNKMNKFLDENNLNTIKIIHNNAELFDNYAVCGTRGWFCDAEDNKKILLREVGRLETSIKKAEEASKEPLVFLHYPPVCNGYCCEEIMNVLKEHNVKNCYFGHLHGRAADTAFEGEYDGIIFRLISCDHTHFAPVIVRND; encoded by the coding sequence ATGTCTTTATTTGCAATCTCCGACCTTCATCTTTCGTTTGGCACTGACAAACCCATGGATATATTTAAAGGTTGGGAAAATTACATTGATAAAATAAAAACCAATTGGCGGAAAGTCGTAAGCGATAATGATACAGTTGTGATAGCAGGCGATGTTTCATGGGCAATGTCGTTGGAAACGCTTCTGCCCGACTTTGAATTTATTAATAATCTACCCGGAAGAAAACTAATCATCAAGGGAAATCACGACTTTTGGTGGAACACGATGAATAAGATGAACAAGTTCCTTGATGAAAATAATCTTAATACAATTAAAATTATCCATAACAACGCTGAACTGTTTGACAATTATGCAGTGTGCGGAACAAGGGGGTGGTTCTGCGATGCAGAAGACAACAAAAAAATATTGCTGAGAGAAGTCGGCAGGCTGGAAACTTCCATCAAGAAAGCTGAAGAAGCATCAAAAGAACCATTAGTATTTCTTCACTACCCGCCTGTTTGCAACGGATACTGCTGTGAAGAAATAATGAACGTCTTAAAAGAACATAACGTTAAGAATTGCTATTTCGGTCATCTACATGGAAGAGCGGCAGATACAGCCTTTGAAGGTGAATACGACGGAATCATATTCCGCCTTATATCATGTGACCATACGCATTTTGCTCCTGTAATCGTCAGAAATGACTGA